One window of Robiginitalea biformata HTCC2501 genomic DNA carries:
- a CDS encoding bifunctional riboflavin kinase/FAD synthetase, which produces MITVRGLSEYRIERPSVVTIGTFDGVHIGHRKILSRLTDFGRSHDMQSTLLTFYPHPRMVLQKDSGLKLLNTIEEKTDILRETGLDCLVIHPFTQRFSRLTATQFVREMLVEKLHTKKIIIGYDHRFGRNRTANIQDLEAFGNLFDFSVEEISAQEVDEVSVSSTKIRKALEAGDLETANAYLGYPYMLSGTVRRGKGLGRNLGFPTANLGIDSEYKLIPANGVYAVRSQLGDREVFGMMNIGSNPTVEDSGQHIEVHFFDLDQDLYDQPLRVGLLARLRDERKFDSLEALKEQLSLDQQAARRAIRQR; this is translated from the coding sequence GTGATAACCGTCCGAGGTCTTTCAGAATACCGTATTGAGCGGCCCAGCGTGGTTACCATCGGCACCTTCGATGGTGTCCATATCGGGCACAGGAAAATCCTTAGCCGGCTGACGGATTTTGGCAGGTCGCATGACATGCAGTCTACCTTGCTCACCTTTTACCCGCATCCGCGGATGGTACTGCAGAAGGACAGCGGCCTGAAATTGCTGAACACTATTGAGGAAAAGACGGATATCCTCCGGGAAACCGGCCTGGACTGCCTGGTTATCCACCCGTTCACCCAGCGTTTTTCGCGCCTAACTGCCACGCAGTTCGTGCGGGAAATGCTCGTGGAAAAACTCCACACCAAAAAAATCATCATCGGGTACGACCATCGCTTTGGCCGGAACCGCACGGCAAACATCCAGGACCTGGAAGCTTTCGGGAACCTGTTCGACTTTTCCGTGGAGGAAATTTCTGCCCAGGAAGTGGACGAGGTATCGGTGAGTTCCACGAAAATCCGGAAGGCCCTGGAAGCCGGGGACCTGGAAACGGCCAATGCCTACCTCGGGTATCCCTATATGCTCTCCGGCACCGTCCGACGGGGCAAAGGCCTGGGGCGGAACCTCGGTTTTCCCACGGCCAACCTCGGGATAGACTCCGAATACAAGCTCATCCCCGCCAATGGGGTGTATGCGGTTCGCAGCCAACTGGGAGACCGGGAGGTTTTCGGCATGATGAACATCGGGTCCAACCCGACGGTTGAGGACTCCGGCCAGCACATTGAGGTGCATTTTTTTGACCTGGACCAGGACCTCTACGACCAGCCCCTGCGCGTCGGCCTCCTGGCCCGTCTCAGGGACGAGCGGAAATTCGATTCCCTGGAAGCCCTGAAAGAACAGCTCTCCCTGGACCAACAAGCGGCCCGCCGGGCCATACGCCAACGATGA